A region of Corvus cornix cornix isolate S_Up_H32 chromosome 3, ASM73873v5, whole genome shotgun sequence DNA encodes the following proteins:
- the XRN2 gene encoding 5'-3' exoribonuclease 2 isoform X1: MGVPAFFRWLSRKYPSIIVNCVEEKAKECNGVKVPIDTSKANPNEVEFDNLYLDMNGIIHPCTHPEDKPAPKNEDEMMVAIFEYIDRIFNIVRPRRLLYMAIDGVAPRAKMNQQRSRRFRASKEGMEAAEEKQKIRQEILAKGGFLPPEEVKERFDSNCITPGTEFMDNLAKCLRYYIADRLNSDPGWKNLTVILSDASAPGEGEHKIMDYIRRQRAQPNHDPNTHHCLCGADADLIMLGLATHEPNFTIIREEFKPNKPKPCALCNQMGHEVKDCQGLPREKQGKHDQFADTLPMSEQEFIFIRLCVLREYLERELTMASLPFTFDFERSVDDWVFMCFFVGNDFLPHLPSLEIREGAIDRLVNIYKNVVHKTGGYLTESGFVNLQRVQMIMLAVGEVEDSIFKKRKDDDDNFKRRQKEKRKRLKRDQPSFIPGGQFSPQALGNRSSPQAISNPRQAAFEMRMHDRQNSTTSASPNTSLTPDGSPSLGGGIKRKSEDSDSEPEPEDNIRLWETGWKQRYYKNKFDVDASDEKFRRKVVQSYVEGLCWVLRYYYQGCASWNWYYPFHYAPFASDFEGIADMPSDFEKGSKPFKPLEQLMGVFPAASGNFLPPTWRKLMTDPESSIIDFYPEDFAIDLNGKKYAWQGVALLPFVDERRLRAALEEVYPDLTPEESRRNSLGGDVLFVGKHHPLCDFIVEQYKTKNTEAVDIPPELCHGIQGKLTLNDNAVLPDQVVESPVPMLRDLTQNSAVSISFKDPQFAEDFVFKATVLPGAKKPAPVLKPGDWEKTNSDGRPWRPQLGFNRDRKPVHLDQSAFRTLGHTMPRDRGMPGMYPNAVPLGAYGSPYARPLMGGQQQIPKLLSNLRPQESWRGPTPLFQQTPQRAAGAAPLLAWNRMLQSPNQFQPAQYQGLGPMGYPQRPEDRMDRGRQAYGPGRPYPLPPPAGRYSWN; this comes from the exons ATGGGGGTCCCGGCCTTCTTCCGCTGGCTCAGCCGCAAGTACCCCTCCATCATCGTCAACTGCGTCGAGGAGAAG GCCAAAGAGTGCAATGGTGTCAAGGTCCCCATCGACACGAGCAAAGCCAACCCCAACGAGGTGGAGTTCGACAACCTCTACCTGGACATGAACGGCATCATTCACCCCTGCACGCACCCAGAGGACAA GCCGGCGCCCAAAAACGAAGATGAGATGATGGTGGCGATTTTTGAGTACATCGACAGGATCTTCAACATTGTGAGACCCAGGAGACTCCTTTACATGGCCATAGATGGAGTG GCTCCACGTGCCAAAATGAATCAACAGCGGTCCAGGAGATTCAGAGCCTCAAAGGAGGGCATGGAAGCTGCTGAGGAGAAGCAAAAAATCCGACAAGAAATTCTGGCCAAAG GTGGCTTTCTGCCTCCAGAGGAGGTGAAGGAGAGGTTTGACAGCAACTGTATCACCCCG GGAACCGAGTTTATGGACAATCTCGCTAAATGCCTCCGCTATTACATCGCCGACCGCCTGAACAGCGACCCGGGCTGGAAGAACCTGACA GTTATTTTGTCGGACGCCAGTGCTCCTGGTGAAGGGGAACATAAAATCATGGATTACATCAGGAGGCAAAGAG CACAACCAAACCACGACCCGAACACTCACCACTGTCTGTGTGGGGCTGACG CTGATCTGATCATGCTTGGCTTAGCTACACACGAACCAAACTTCACCATCATTAGGGAAGAGTTCAAACCAAATAAACCCAAGCCATGTGCTCTCTGTAACCAGATGGGGCATGAGGTTAAGGATTGCCAAGGTCTGcccagagaaaaacaaggaaag CACGATCAGTTCGCCGACACCCTGCCGATGTCGGAACAGGAATTCATCTTCATCCGCCTGTGTGTCCTGCGAGAG TATTTGGAGAGAGAGCTCACGATGGCCAGCTTGCCTTTCACCTTTGATTTTGAAAGGAGTGTTGATGACTGGGTCTTCATGTGCTTCTTTGTGGGGAACGACTTCCTCCCTCATCTGCCATCTCTGGAGATCAG GGAGGGAGCGATCGATCGCTTGGTTAACATCTATAAAAACGTGGTGCACAAAACCGGG GGCTACCTCACTGAAAGTGGGTTTGTGAACCTGCAGCGGGTCCAGATGATCATGCTGGCTGTTGGGGAGGTTGaagacagtattttcaaaaagagGAAAGACGACgat GATAACTTTAAAAGAcggcagaaagagaaaaggaaaagattgaAG AGGGATCAGCCTTCCTTTATTCCTGGTGGCCAGTTTTCCCCTCAAGCCCTGGGAAATCGATCCAGCCCGCAGGCAATCAGTAACCCTCGACAAGCTGCCTTTGAGATGAGGATGCATGACAGGCAGAACTCT ACAACTTCAGCATCTCCAAACACCAGCCTGACTCCTGATGGCAGCCCGTCCCTGGGAGGAGGAATTAAGCGGAAATCTGAGGATAGCGACAGTGAACCTGAGCCAGAGGATAATATCAG GTTGTGGGAAACCGGTTGGAAGCAGCGCTACTACAAAAACAAATTCGACGTGGACGCGTCAGATGAGAAATTCCGTCGCAAGGTTGTGCAGTCCTACGTGGAAGGGCTTTGCTGGGTTCTCAGATACTACTATCAG ggctgtgcaTCCTGGAACTGGTATTACCCTTTCCACTACGCTCCCTTTGCCTCGGACTTCGAGGGAATTGCAGACATGCCCTCAGATTTTGAGAAGGGCTCCAAACCG TTCAAGCCTCTTGAACAGCTGATGGGGGTGTTCCCGGCCGCCAGTGGGAATTTTCTGCCGCCGACGTGGAGGAAGCTCATGACAGACCCG GAATCAAGCATCATTGACTTCTACCCTGAAGATTTTGCTATCGATTTGAATGGGAAGAAGTACGCTTGGCAAG GTGTGGCGTTGTTGCCCTTTGTGGACGAGCGGcgcctcagagctgctctggaggaagTGTACCCTGACCTCACTCCTGAAGAGA gcagaagGAACAGCCTTGGCGGTGACGTTCTCTTTGTTGGGAAGCACCATCCGCTCTGTGACTTCATTGTGGAACAGTACAAGACCAAAAACACAGAG GCAGTGGATATCCCGCCGGAGCTGTGCCACGGGATCCAGGGAAAGCTCACGCTGAACGACAACGCCGTCCTCCCGGATCA GGTGGTGGAGTCTCCTGTTCCCATGCTGCGGGACCTTACGCAGAACTCTGCAGTCAG CATCTCCTTCAAAGACCCACAGTTTGCTGAAGACTTTGTTTTCAAGGCTACCGTGTTACCTGGGGCAAA GAAACCTGCTCCCGTTCTGAAGCCAGGAGactgggaaaaaaccaacagtgATGGCAGGCCTTGGAGGCCGCAGCTTGGCTTCAACAGGGACAGGAAACCAGTGCACTTGGACCAGTCGGCGTTCAGAACCTTGGG CCACACGATGCCGAGGGACCGGGGCATGCCAGGCATGTATCCCAACGCCGTGCCGCTCGGAGCTTACGGCAGCCCCTACGCCAGGCCCCTCATGGGCGGGCAGCAGCAGATCCCCAAACTGCTCTCAA
- the XRN2 gene encoding 5'-3' exoribonuclease 2 isoform X2, whose product MNGIIHPCTHPEDKPAPKNEDEMMVAIFEYIDRIFNIVRPRRLLYMAIDGVAPRAKMNQQRSRRFRASKEGMEAAEEKQKIRQEILAKGGFLPPEEVKERFDSNCITPGTEFMDNLAKCLRYYIADRLNSDPGWKNLTVILSDASAPGEGEHKIMDYIRRQRAQPNHDPNTHHCLCGADADLIMLGLATHEPNFTIIREEFKPNKPKPCALCNQMGHEVKDCQGLPREKQGKHDQFADTLPMSEQEFIFIRLCVLREYLERELTMASLPFTFDFERSVDDWVFMCFFVGNDFLPHLPSLEIREGAIDRLVNIYKNVVHKTGGYLTESGFVNLQRVQMIMLAVGEVEDSIFKKRKDDDDNFKRRQKEKRKRLKRDQPSFIPGGQFSPQALGNRSSPQAISNPRQAAFEMRMHDRQNSTTSASPNTSLTPDGSPSLGGGIKRKSEDSDSEPEPEDNIRLWETGWKQRYYKNKFDVDASDEKFRRKVVQSYVEGLCWVLRYYYQGCASWNWYYPFHYAPFASDFEGIADMPSDFEKGSKPFKPLEQLMGVFPAASGNFLPPTWRKLMTDPESSIIDFYPEDFAIDLNGKKYAWQGVALLPFVDERRLRAALEEVYPDLTPEESRRNSLGGDVLFVGKHHPLCDFIVEQYKTKNTEAVDIPPELCHGIQGKLTLNDNAVLPDQVVESPVPMLRDLTQNSAVSISFKDPQFAEDFVFKATVLPGAKKPAPVLKPGDWEKTNSDGRPWRPQLGFNRDRKPVHLDQSAFRTLGHTMPRDRGMPGMYPNAVPLGAYGSPYARPLMGGQQQIPKLLSNLRPQESWRGPTPLFQQTPQRAAGAAPLLAWNRMLQSPNQFQPAQYQGLGPMGYPQRPEDRMDRGRQAYGPGRPYPLPPPAGRYSWN is encoded by the exons ATGAACGGCATCATTCACCCCTGCACGCACCCAGAGGACAA GCCGGCGCCCAAAAACGAAGATGAGATGATGGTGGCGATTTTTGAGTACATCGACAGGATCTTCAACATTGTGAGACCCAGGAGACTCCTTTACATGGCCATAGATGGAGTG GCTCCACGTGCCAAAATGAATCAACAGCGGTCCAGGAGATTCAGAGCCTCAAAGGAGGGCATGGAAGCTGCTGAGGAGAAGCAAAAAATCCGACAAGAAATTCTGGCCAAAG GTGGCTTTCTGCCTCCAGAGGAGGTGAAGGAGAGGTTTGACAGCAACTGTATCACCCCG GGAACCGAGTTTATGGACAATCTCGCTAAATGCCTCCGCTATTACATCGCCGACCGCCTGAACAGCGACCCGGGCTGGAAGAACCTGACA GTTATTTTGTCGGACGCCAGTGCTCCTGGTGAAGGGGAACATAAAATCATGGATTACATCAGGAGGCAAAGAG CACAACCAAACCACGACCCGAACACTCACCACTGTCTGTGTGGGGCTGACG CTGATCTGATCATGCTTGGCTTAGCTACACACGAACCAAACTTCACCATCATTAGGGAAGAGTTCAAACCAAATAAACCCAAGCCATGTGCTCTCTGTAACCAGATGGGGCATGAGGTTAAGGATTGCCAAGGTCTGcccagagaaaaacaaggaaag CACGATCAGTTCGCCGACACCCTGCCGATGTCGGAACAGGAATTCATCTTCATCCGCCTGTGTGTCCTGCGAGAG TATTTGGAGAGAGAGCTCACGATGGCCAGCTTGCCTTTCACCTTTGATTTTGAAAGGAGTGTTGATGACTGGGTCTTCATGTGCTTCTTTGTGGGGAACGACTTCCTCCCTCATCTGCCATCTCTGGAGATCAG GGAGGGAGCGATCGATCGCTTGGTTAACATCTATAAAAACGTGGTGCACAAAACCGGG GGCTACCTCACTGAAAGTGGGTTTGTGAACCTGCAGCGGGTCCAGATGATCATGCTGGCTGTTGGGGAGGTTGaagacagtattttcaaaaagagGAAAGACGACgat GATAACTTTAAAAGAcggcagaaagagaaaaggaaaagattgaAG AGGGATCAGCCTTCCTTTATTCCTGGTGGCCAGTTTTCCCCTCAAGCCCTGGGAAATCGATCCAGCCCGCAGGCAATCAGTAACCCTCGACAAGCTGCCTTTGAGATGAGGATGCATGACAGGCAGAACTCT ACAACTTCAGCATCTCCAAACACCAGCCTGACTCCTGATGGCAGCCCGTCCCTGGGAGGAGGAATTAAGCGGAAATCTGAGGATAGCGACAGTGAACCTGAGCCAGAGGATAATATCAG GTTGTGGGAAACCGGTTGGAAGCAGCGCTACTACAAAAACAAATTCGACGTGGACGCGTCAGATGAGAAATTCCGTCGCAAGGTTGTGCAGTCCTACGTGGAAGGGCTTTGCTGGGTTCTCAGATACTACTATCAG ggctgtgcaTCCTGGAACTGGTATTACCCTTTCCACTACGCTCCCTTTGCCTCGGACTTCGAGGGAATTGCAGACATGCCCTCAGATTTTGAGAAGGGCTCCAAACCG TTCAAGCCTCTTGAACAGCTGATGGGGGTGTTCCCGGCCGCCAGTGGGAATTTTCTGCCGCCGACGTGGAGGAAGCTCATGACAGACCCG GAATCAAGCATCATTGACTTCTACCCTGAAGATTTTGCTATCGATTTGAATGGGAAGAAGTACGCTTGGCAAG GTGTGGCGTTGTTGCCCTTTGTGGACGAGCGGcgcctcagagctgctctggaggaagTGTACCCTGACCTCACTCCTGAAGAGA gcagaagGAACAGCCTTGGCGGTGACGTTCTCTTTGTTGGGAAGCACCATCCGCTCTGTGACTTCATTGTGGAACAGTACAAGACCAAAAACACAGAG GCAGTGGATATCCCGCCGGAGCTGTGCCACGGGATCCAGGGAAAGCTCACGCTGAACGACAACGCCGTCCTCCCGGATCA GGTGGTGGAGTCTCCTGTTCCCATGCTGCGGGACCTTACGCAGAACTCTGCAGTCAG CATCTCCTTCAAAGACCCACAGTTTGCTGAAGACTTTGTTTTCAAGGCTACCGTGTTACCTGGGGCAAA GAAACCTGCTCCCGTTCTGAAGCCAGGAGactgggaaaaaaccaacagtgATGGCAGGCCTTGGAGGCCGCAGCTTGGCTTCAACAGGGACAGGAAACCAGTGCACTTGGACCAGTCGGCGTTCAGAACCTTGGG CCACACGATGCCGAGGGACCGGGGCATGCCAGGCATGTATCCCAACGCCGTGCCGCTCGGAGCTTACGGCAGCCCCTACGCCAGGCCCCTCATGGGCGGGCAGCAGCAGATCCCCAAACTGCTCTCAA